The Lysobacterales bacterium region GCGGTTCTTGCTGCGCTCGATGACGAAGTCGGGCTCGCTCTCGAAGGACAGCTCGCCGGCCCGCTTCATGTCGAGCAGGGCCTGCAGAACGAGTTCGCGCAAATGGTCTTTCACGGCGGCACACGGGGCGTAGAGCGGACCGCGCACTATAGCAGTTCGCATCCTGCTGCAAGCGCCGGGCGCGCCGGGGCAGGCCCGCCAAGTACCTGCAGCCAAAGGATTTCGCCCGTGCCGGTTGGGCTCGGTCGGGCGCAGGCGCCTAGGGCAACACTGATCGAATCCCTCCTGGCCTTGATCAGTGGTCGCGAGTCCGGCACATGTCCGGGCTCGTTCGGCCGCTACGCGGCGACGCCTTCGCTTCGCTCGGTCACGCTGGATCAGGCGCGTGCGTGCTCGATCCGCGGGCGCGCCCTCCATGGCGCGCGGCAAGGCTGAATTCTTCAGCGTTGCCTCAGGCGCCCACGCACAGCCCGGCGGCGGCCTCGAAGGCGCGCAGCACCTCGGCGCCGCTGGCGGCGCGCTGGAAGGCGCAGCCGGGGCGCGCGAGCTCGCTCACCAGCCCGCGCATGCAGACCGCGTTCTCGCGCTTGCCGGCACCCAGCCAGGACTCGCCCTCGGTCGACGCGAAGCGGTGCAGCTCTTCGAGATAGCGGGTCTGGGCGTGCAGGAGGAATTCGCGGCAGGGCTGGGCCGAGTTCGCCGCGCCCAGGCGACGACCGGCGCGCATCTCGCGTTCCTCGGCCAGTTCACGCGCGCTGCGCAGCAGCGAACCGAAGGGTTCGCCAACGTTAGCGGTATCGAGATCGGCGGCAATGCAGGCCAGATGCAGGCCACGCCGCGCGCAGGCCCGGGCGCCAAGTGCGGGATCGCGCAGCGTCAGCCACTGCGGCAGCCGCGGCGCCAAGGCGCCACCGCCGGCCACCAGCTCGGCGCTGTTCTCGGACCCCTCGGGATCGGGCTCGCTGGGTGCGGGGCGGGCATCGAAGGTGCTGCCGGCGATCATCAGCTCCAGCGCCTGGTACAGGTGCGGTTCGCGCTCCGCGCTGAAGCCGCAGACCGCGAGAATGCGGAAGGCCTCGGCGATGCTGGCGATTTCGTTGGCACCGACCGGCGCTTCGTGGTGGCCGTGCTCACGCTGGCGCAGATCATGGGTGGCGGCGAACAGCTCAAGCGCGAGCCAGTCCTCGTGGCCCAGCTCGGCAGCGGCCCGATGCGCGTACAGCGCGTCGATGCGCGGCAGCAGCACATCCAGCGCGTGGCCTTCGTTGTGGTAAGCGTGGAAATCGTCGCCAAAGCGGCCGTGGCGCAGACCGAGGCGGGCGACGCCCAAGGCGATGGCGGCTTCGATGCCTGCAATGCGGCCGTCGCCGGCCGGGCCGAAGCGTCGCGCCCACTCGGCGTGCCGACGGCGCAGGCGCGGCAGAAGTTCTGGCAGTTCGCGTTCGATCAGGGCAAACGCCGAGGCCGCGTCCGGCAGCTGCCGCTCGGTCTCGTCGACGGGATAGGCATCGCCCAGGTCCAGGATCATTGGCGCCGCGGCTGCAAAGTTCGGCCGGAGTATAGGCGCGAAAACGGCCGGAGCGCGTTGGCACTCCGGCCGTCAGGTTCGCCGCTGTCGGTGGGGCTCAGCCGCGTCGCGGCTCGTACACCGCGGCGTGGATGCAGGCCAGCAGGTTGGCGATCCAGCCGCCGAGGGTGAAGGTCACCAGCCACAGGATGCCGGCCAGCACCAACCAGAACAGGGCCCACAGCACCCGGCCCTGCACCAGCTGGCCCAGGCCCGGGATGAACAGGCTGCACAGCGCGGCGATGACATTGCCGCCGGATCCGCGTCCACTCATCGATCGCTCTCCTTGGTTTCGATGGGTCCGGCCGTCGAGCCTGTGAGACACCAGACGCTTCCCGGCCGGGCCCGCCCCGACGCAGCCGGCCCGCTTCGCGTGACCGGCCGCGTTCAGCGTGGGGCAGGCTTCAGTTGCCGACCGGCTTGTTCTTCAGGTGCTGGTCGAGGAAGGTCAGCATCGCGCCGTAGCCGCGGATCTGGTTGGCTTTCTTCGAGAAGCCGTGGCCCTCGTCCTCGAACAGCACGTATTCGACCGGCACGCCGTTCTTGCGCACGGCTTCAACGATGTCGTCGCTCTCGGCCTGGATCACCCGCGGGTCGTTGGCGCCCTGCAGCACCATCAGCGGCTTCTTGATCTTGTCGGCATGGAACAGGGGCGAGGTCTCGATCAGGAAGTCGCGCTGCGTGGTCGGGTTGCCGATCTCCTGGTAGAGCGCCTCGCGCGCACTTTCCCAGTAGGGCGGGATGCTCTCCAGCGTGCGCAGCCAGTTCGACACGCCGAAGATGTTGACGCCGACGTCGAACTCGTCCGGGTGGAAGGCAAGGGCCGCGAGCGTCATGTAGCCACCGTAGCTGCCGCCGGCGATGCCGATGCGCTCGGGGTCGACGTAGGGCAGGCTGGCCAGGTACTTCTTGGCCTCGATGCAGTCCCACAGCGGCTCGCGGCCGTGCTTGCCGTCGTCGGCGGTGAAGAAGGTCTTGCCGTAGCCCGAACTGCCGCGGTTGTTTATGCCCAGCACCACATAGCCGTGGTTGGCCAGGAACTGCAGCACCGCGCTGTAGGCGCGGGTGGTCTGGCCGCCGGGGCCGCCGTGCACCCAGACGATCGCCGGCGCGCGGTTCTCGGCCGTGGCCTGGTGCGGTTTCCACAGGATGTTTGGAATCTCCATCCCGTCGAAGCTCTTGAAGCGCACCACTTCGGTCTGCACCAGGTCTTCAGGCTGGATCTTCGGGTTCAGCGAAGTGGTGAGCCGCACCGGTTCGCTGGCCGCGAAGTCCAGCACGTAGAGGTCGCTGGGCTGGCGGTCGCCGTTGACGTAGAAGGCCATGCGGTCTTCGCTGCGGGCGATGGTGATGCCGCGGATCTCGCCCGAGGGCAGCTCGGGCAGGGCCTTGGCGGCGCCGGTGGCGGCGTCGTACAGCTCGACCTGGGTGCTGCCGTCGACGTTGACCGCAGTCACGCGGTACTTGCCGTCGTGGCTGAAGTAGCTGGCGACGATGTCCCAGTCGGCGGCCTGCACTTCCTCGTGCGTGCCGTCGGTGAGGCTCATGCGGCGCAGGCGCATGAACTCGGTGCCCTCATTGGTCGTGTAGTACAGCCAGCCCGAGTCGCGGCTGAAATCCTGGGCCGCGACCTGGGCGCGCTGGTCGGGGTTGGACACCTCGCGCATCTCGCCGCTGGCGACGTTGCGCACCCACAGCTGGTTCTCGCTGGTGGTGAGCGACTTCGACAGCGCCATCCAGCGCTGGTCGGGCGAGATGACGCCGGGCTCGTAGCCCTCGTCGTTCTGGAACAGCAGCTCGGCGCTGTAGTCCTTGGCCGAATAGCGGTAGACGTCGAAGAAGCGCGGGTCGCGGCCGTTGTGGATGACGAAGAAGCTCTCGCCATCGTGGCTGAAGCCGCCGAACTCGGCGCGCAGGTTCTCGCCCGGGGTGAGGTCGCGCTCGCTGCCGTCGGCCTCGATCACGTAAAGATGGTTGAGTTCGTTGCCGTCCTGGTCGCGGGTGATCAGGCGGCGGTCGTCCTTCGGGAAGAAGGCCACGCCA contains the following coding sequences:
- a CDS encoding S9 family peptidase, giving the protein MPRSTQNPTSFSTLGRSALALAAVLVGRSALALAAVLALAACGSREAPPAASAPAASPAPAAAPAVARPTQQYSIEDFVDTVSVAGASFSSDESRILFSSNRSGVWNVYEMPVGGGEWKAVTTSTTDNSYGVAFFPKDDRRLITRDQDGNELNHLYVIEADGSERDLTPGENLRAEFGGFSHDGESFFVIHNGRDPRFFDVYRYSAKDYSAELLFQNDEGYEPGVISPDQRWMALSKSLTTSENQLWVRNVASGEMREVSNPDQRAQVAAQDFSRDSGWLYYTTNEGTEFMRLRRMSLTDGTHEEVQAADWDIVASYFSHDGKYRVTAVNVDGSTQVELYDAATGAAKALPELPSGEIRGITIARSEDRMAFYVNGDRQPSDLYVLDFAASEPVRLTTSLNPKIQPEDLVQTEVVRFKSFDGMEIPNILWKPHQATAENRAPAIVWVHGGPGGQTTRAYSAVLQFLANHGYVVLGINNRGSSGYGKTFFTADDGKHGREPLWDCIEAKKYLASLPYVDPERIGIAGGSYGGYMTLAALAFHPDEFDVGVNIFGVSNWLRTLESIPPYWESAREALYQEIGNPTTQRDFLIETSPLFHADKIKKPLMVLQGANDPRVIQAESDDIVEAVRKNGVPVEYVLFEDEGHGFSKKANQIRGYGAMLTFLDQHLKNKPVGN